Proteins encoded within one genomic window of Spiroplasma endosymbiont of Agriotes lineatus:
- the hpt gene encoding hypoxanthine phosphoribosyltransferase codes for MKKHPLVKEILFTRQQIIERTKALALEISKYYQSNDSTIILLGILKGCIPFLAEFISHLTIECEIDFMAIASFRGGTEASSTPQIIMDINQDITNRDILIIEDIIESGASLLIIKEYLFLKGAKTVKMVTLLDKTKGRKVELNADWTGFQAPQEFLVGYGLDYQEKLRNLPYVAIADMEKIILLEK; via the coding sequence ATGAAAAAACATCCTCTGGTCAAAGAAATTTTATTTACCCGGCAACAAATTATTGAACGCACTAAGGCGTTAGCATTAGAAATTAGTAAATACTATCAATCTAATGACTCAACAATTATTCTTTTAGGAATTCTTAAAGGATGTATTCCCTTTTTAGCTGAATTTATTAGTCACTTAACAATTGAATGTGAAATTGACTTTATGGCGATTGCTTCTTTCCGCGGCGGAACCGAAGCTAGTAGCACACCACAAATTATAATGGACATTAACCAAGATATTACTAATCGTGATATTTTAATTATTGAAGACATCATTGAAAGTGGTGCCAGTTTACTAATCATCAAAGAATATTTATTTTTAAAAGGAGCTAAAACGGTAAAAATGGTGACATTACTAGACAAAACTAAAGGAAGAAAGGTTGAACTTAACGCTGATTGAACCGGTTTTCAAGCACCCCAAGAGTTTCTTGTTGGTTATGGTCTTGATTATCAAGAAAAACTCCGTAACTTACCTTATGTCGCCATTGCTGATATGGAAAAAATAATACTCCTAGAAAAATAA
- a CDS encoding F0F1 ATP synthase subunit epsilon — MAIKLKIITPLGIFFDDVVEIITVKTTEGYIGILEQHIPIVANLEIAQMFVKQHKKTYKLLISSGILYSTKKEVKILTDYIEYDDKAKDHLLQLAKDRHTNMTNF, encoded by the coding sequence ATGGCGATAAAACTAAAAATTATAACACCATTAGGAATTTTCTTTGATGATGTCGTTGAAATTATAACTGTTAAAACTACAGAGGGCTATATCGGAATTTTAGAACAACATATTCCTATTGTTGCTAATTTGGAAATAGCACAAATGTTTGTTAAACAACATAAAAAAACTTATAAATTACTTATTTCTTCAGGAATATTATATTCAACAAAGAAAGAAGTTAAAATTTTAACTGATTATATTGAATATGATGATAAAGCGAAAGATCATTTATTACAGTTAGCAAAAGATCGTCATACTAATATGACTAATTTTTAG
- the atpD gene encoding F0F1 ATP synthase subunit beta → MKKVEKQKHNEGKVIQILGPVIDIRFSHNNLPNLYNAVEIDNNGEKLVVEVMQALGDDIVRTISMGPTEGLTRGLKAIDTGKAIMVPVGKETLGRIFNVLGEPLDGSITPKGTRRMPIHRIAPSYEEQSTTEEILETGIKVIDLLVPYARGGKIGLFGGAGVGKTVLVQELINNIAKEHGGISVFTGVGERTREGNDLYYEMIEANVINKTALVFGQMNEPPGARMRVALTGLTMSEYFRDEQNQDVLLFIDNIFRFTQAGSEVSALLGRMPSAAGYQPTLATEMGALQERITSTKKGSITSVQAIYVPADDLTDPAPATTFSHLDARTVLDRSIAALGIYPAIDPLNSSSRLLDPEVVGQEHYQVARKVQQILQRFKELQDIIAILGIEELSDEDKLLVNRARKIRNFLSQSFSVAEKFTGMKGNFVPISKTIQSFKEILAGKHDKLPEQAFLFVGSIEEAITKAKELTEG, encoded by the coding sequence ATGAAAAAAGTTGAAAAACAAAAGCATAATGAAGGTAAAGTTATTCAAATTTTAGGACCAGTTATTGATATTCGTTTTTCGCATAACAATTTACCTAATTTGTATAATGCTGTGGAAATTGATAATAATGGTGAAAAGTTAGTTGTTGAAGTGATGCAAGCATTAGGCGATGATATTGTGAGAACAATTTCAATGGGACCAACAGAAGGATTAACTAGAGGTTTAAAAGCGATAGATACTGGGAAAGCAATTATGGTTCCTGTAGGGAAAGAAACTTTAGGAAGAATTTTCAATGTTTTAGGTGAGCCGTTAGATGGTTCAATAACTCCTAAAGGAACGCGAAGAATGCCAATTCATCGTATTGCTCCGAGTTATGAAGAACAAAGCACAACAGAGGAAATTTTAGAGACGGGAATAAAAGTTATTGATTTGTTAGTTCCTTATGCTCGGGGTGGTAAGATTGGTCTTTTTGGTGGGGCTGGTGTTGGTAAAACGGTTTTGGTGCAAGAATTAATTAATAACATTGCTAAAGAACATGGCGGGATTTCTGTTTTTACTGGCGTTGGTGAACGGACTCGCGAGGGGAATGATTTATATTATGAAATGATTGAAGCTAATGTTATTAATAAAACGGCATTAGTTTTTGGGCAAATGAATGAACCTCCGGGAGCAAGAATGCGAGTGGCATTAACAGGATTAACGATGTCTGAGTATTTTCGTGATGAGCAAAATCAAGATGTGTTATTGTTTATTGATAATATTTTTCGCTTTACGCAGGCCGGAAGTGAAGTTTCGGCTTTATTGGGAAGAATGCCTTCAGCAGCGGGTTATCAACCAACTTTAGCAACAGAAATGGGAGCTTTACAAGAAAGAATTACTTCAACAAAAAAAGGTTCAATTACATCGGTACAAGCAATTTATGTTCCCGCTGATGATTTAACTGATCCGGCGCCAGCAACTACTTTTAGTCATTTAGATGCTAGAACGGTATTAGATCGTAGTATCGCGGCTTTAGGGATTTATCCAGCGATTGATCCTTTAAATTCTTCTTCACGACTATTAGATCCAGAAGTTGTTGGTCAAGAACATTATCAAGTTGCTAGAAAAGTGCAACAAATTTTACAAAGATTTAAAGAATTACAAGATATTATTGCAATTTTGGGAATTGAAGAATTATCAGATGAAGATAAATTGCTTGTTAATCGCGCTAGAAAGATTCGTAATTTTTTATCACAGTCATTTTCGGTTGCTGAAAAATTTACGGGAATGAAAGGTAATTTTGTTCCGATATCAAAAACGATTCAAAGTTTTAAAGAAATATTAGCTGGTAAACACGATAAATTGCCAGAACAAGCATTTTTGTTTGTTGGTAGCATTGAAGAAGCGATTACTAAGGCTAAAGAATTAACAGAGGGTTAA
- the atpG gene encoding ATP synthase F1 subunit gamma gives MQQDFQIKNRIQTINTIGKISRALQLAATAKLKKASKRIQEIRPYSEEMYDVFHHIISNTNDSMYLQKDDGSHFRTVWIIINSNISLCADYNYNIHKLVISEIKKSDLLIVIGAKGISYYQNRGYNVISSYSNLDLNFEYHQAQEIGFQVLSLLNNKEIERIKLVYTKFINNILFQPTTLQLLPIAKINTQQNSLFEFEPDAQTVLETTILLYLNTIIYSAISESQVSEQASRRLAMENATNNANELKDNLTLQYNRSRQAKITQEIAEIIAAADSTN, from the coding sequence ATGCAACAAGATTTTCAGATTAAAAATCGTATTCAAACAATTAATACGATTGGTAAAATTTCTCGTGCTTTGCAATTAGCAGCAACAGCAAAATTGAAAAAAGCTAGCAAAAGAATTCAAGAGATTAGACCATATAGTGAAGAAATGTATGATGTTTTTCATCATATTATTAGCAATACTAATGATTCCATGTATTTACAAAAAGATGATGGTTCACATTTCCGAACAGTATGAATTATTATTAATTCTAATATTAGTCTTTGTGCTGATTATAACTATAATATTCATAAATTAGTAATCTCAGAAATTAAAAAAAGTGATTTATTAATTGTAATTGGTGCTAAAGGGATTAGTTATTATCAAAATCGTGGTTATAATGTCATTAGTAGTTATTCTAATTTAGATTTAAATTTTGAATATCATCAAGCACAAGAAATTGGTTTTCAAGTTTTAAGTCTGCTTAATAATAAAGAAATTGAACGAATTAAATTAGTTTATACAAAATTTATTAATAATATTTTGTTTCAACCAACGACATTGCAATTGTTACCGATTGCTAAAATTAATACTCAGCAAAATTCATTGTTTGAGTTTGAACCGGATGCTCAAACGGTATTAGAAACAACAATTTTATTATATTTAAATACTATTATTTATAGTGCCATTAGTGAATCGCAAGTATCGGAACAAGCATCAAGAAGGTTAGCGATGGAAAATGCTACTAATAATGCTAATGAATTGAAAGATAATTTAACATTGCAATATAATCGTTCTCGTCAAGCTAAAATAACGCAAGAGATTGCGGAAATTATTGCTGCGGCTGATAGTACAAATTAG
- the atpA gene encoding F0F1 ATP synthase subunit alpha: MSFKVNEIADAIKNQIKHYGKKIELSEEGSVISVGDGIAVLHGLDKAMLGELLLFDNDVYGMVLNLEEDVVGVVLMGDDTYIKEGDAVKRTKQVVETIVGDELLGRVVNALGQPIDGKGAIKSKKKRPVERIAPGVMTRQSVDESLQTGILVIDAMIPIGKGQRELIIGDRQTGKTAIAIDTILNQQGRDVYCVYVAIGQKSSTVAQVVERLKQTEAMNYTTIVAAGASELAPLQYLAPYTGVTIAEEWMEQGKDVLIVYDDLSKHAVAYRTMALLLRRPPGREAYPGDVFYLHSRLLERAARLNKDNGNGSITALPIIETQAGDISAYIPTNVISITDGQIFLTSQLFNSGIRPAVNLGLSVSRVGSAAQIKAIKQVAGTLKLELAQYNELQAFTQFGSDLDEMTKRVLEHGQRAIDILKQTQYSPLSQTNQAILLLAINLRRIQWIPLDKILLFKENIINYFKNNKEAHKVYKELKKVKAFSKELKSKVDTEIIKVVYHLVSKIDKYEIISYGTKEQWELLLIQGKIKVKKDLH; encoded by the coding sequence ATGTCATTTAAAGTAAATGAAATTGCTGATGCAATTAAAAATCAAATTAAACATTATGGTAAAAAAATTGAATTAAGTGAAGAAGGTAGTGTTATTAGTGTCGGTGACGGAATTGCTGTGCTTCATGGATTAGATAAGGCAATGCTAGGTGAGTTATTACTTTTTGATAATGATGTTTATGGGATGGTTTTAAACTTAGAAGAAGATGTTGTCGGCGTTGTTTTAATGGGCGATGATACTTATATTAAGGAAGGCGATGCTGTTAAACGAACAAAACAAGTTGTTGAAACTATTGTTGGTGATGAGTTATTGGGAAGAGTTGTTAATGCCTTAGGACAACCAATTGATGGTAAAGGAGCGATTAAAAGTAAAAAGAAACGACCTGTTGAAAGAATTGCTCCAGGAGTTATGACGCGACAATCAGTTGATGAATCATTGCAAACAGGTATTTTAGTAATTGATGCAATGATTCCTATTGGTAAAGGACAACGAGAATTAATTATTGGTGATCGCCAAACTGGTAAAACCGCAATTGCGATTGATACGATTTTGAATCAACAAGGTAGAGATGTTTATTGTGTTTATGTTGCCATTGGTCAAAAATCTTCTACTGTTGCGCAAGTTGTGGAACGATTAAAACAAACAGAGGCAATGAATTATACTACGATTGTTGCTGCTGGTGCCAGTGAATTGGCACCATTACAATATTTAGCACCGTATACGGGCGTTACTATTGCCGAGGAGTGAATGGAACAAGGTAAAGATGTTTTAATTGTTTATGATGATTTAAGTAAGCATGCGGTTGCATATCGCACAATGGCCTTGTTATTACGAAGACCACCAGGAAGAGAAGCATATCCCGGCGATGTTTTTTACTTGCATTCACGATTATTAGAACGAGCGGCAAGATTAAATAAGGATAATGGTAATGGTTCAATTACAGCATTACCAATTATTGAAACGCAAGCCGGTGATATTTCAGCATATATTCCCACCAATGTTATTTCTATTACTGATGGTCAAATTTTTTTAACTAGTCAATTATTTAATTCGGGGATTCGTCCGGCCGTTAATCTTGGACTCTCAGTTTCGCGAGTTGGTAGTGCTGCTCAAATTAAGGCAATTAAACAGGTTGCAGGAACATTAAAATTAGAATTAGCACAATATAATGAATTGCAAGCTTTTACCCAATTCGGTTCTGATTTAGATGAAATGACAAAAAGAGTTTTAGAACACGGACAACGAGCGATTGATATTTTAAAACAAACGCAATATAGTCCATTATCACAAACTAATCAAGCAATTTTGTTATTAGCAATTAATTTACGAAGAATTCAATGAATTCCTTTAGATAAAATTTTATTGTTTAAAGAAAATATTATTAATTATTTTAAAAATAATAAAGAAGCTCATAAGGTATATAAAGAATTAAAAAAAGTTAAAGCCTTTTCTAAAGAGTTAAAAAGTAAAGTTGATACAGAAATTATTAAAGTAGTTTATCATCTAGTTAGTAAAATTGATAAATATGAAATTATTAGTTATGGGACAAAAGAACAATGAGAATTGTTATTGATTCAAGGTAAAATTAAAGTTAAAAAAGATCTTCATTAA
- a CDS encoding F0F1 ATP synthase subunit delta: MIQNWALALLKLGKEEKQLDIMLRQSIHLIKLFFEYPRIIDILSTHNLEKQKQKKIIDKIFKDKANDIFVNFFKLLIDRNNFRQVRLILKVFRNLCNERANVFYGIVFSTIKLQQEAIDKIEKKIAKILQQKVELVNKIDLSLIAGIKVKVQDQVFDGSIKGRLLAMKRNIENK, encoded by the coding sequence ATGATTCAAAATTGAGCATTAGCACTACTAAAGCTAGGGAAAGAAGAAAAACAACTTGATATTATGTTAAGGCAATCAATTCATTTAATTAAATTGTTTTTTGAGTATCCACGAATTATTGATATTTTGTCAACACACAATTTAGAAAAACAAAAACAAAAAAAAATTATTGATAAAATTTTTAAAGATAAAGCTAATGATATTTTTGTTAATTTTTTTAAATTATTAATTGATCGTAATAATTTTCGGCAAGTAAGATTAATTCTTAAAGTATTTCGTAATCTGTGCAATGAAAGAGCGAATGTTTTTTATGGAATTGTTTTTTCAACAATAAAATTGCAACAAGAAGCTATTGATAAAATTGAGAAAAAAATTGCGAAAATTTTACAACAAAAAGTGGAATTAGTTAATAAAATTGATCTTAGTCTAATTGCCGGCATAAAAGTAAAAGTTCAAGATCAAGTTTTTGATGGTTCAATAAAAGGGCGATTATTAGCAATGAAACGAAATATTGAAAATAAGTAA
- the atpF gene encoding F0F1 ATP synthase subunit B produces the protein MFLSYLAIFYKIKQENIINQLFPNVWVFITHILATVVLLVVLGFFLYKPFKQLMQKRRSIIKDLIDDAIRKQTQAIKYEIEANSLLKDSKMQSQQIIDDAKAEALTQRQEIINQASIEAGLIDEQSQRDILKERIKAEENIRQEIIDVAFNMAQNILEKEIDREQNEVLIDDFIKQLD, from the coding sequence ATGTTTTTAAGTTATTTAGCAATTTTTTATAAAATTAAACAAGAAAATATTATTAATCAATTATTTCCTAATGTGTGAGTGTTCATTACTCATATTTTGGCAACTGTTGTTTTATTAGTTGTTTTAGGTTTTTTTCTTTATAAACCTTTTAAACAATTAATGCAAAAACGAAGAAGTATTATTAAAGATTTAATTGATGATGCGATTAGGAAACAAACACAAGCAATAAAGTATGAAATAGAAGCTAATTCGTTATTAAAGGATTCTAAAATGCAATCACAACAAATTATTGATGATGCTAAAGCGGAAGCTTTAACGCAAAGACAAGAAATTATTAATCAAGCGAGCATTGAGGCGGGGTTAATTGACGAACAGTCGCAAAGAGATATTTTAAAAGAGCGGATTAAAGCGGAAGAAAACATTCGTCAAGAAATTATTGATGTTGCTTTTAACATGGCACAAAATATTTTGGAAAAAGAGATTGATCGTGAACAAAATGAAGTTTTGATTGATGATTTTATTAAACAATTAGATTAG
- the atpE gene encoding ATP synthase F0 subunit C translates to MMSVEIINSINTVGAILASGNASASWGKFIGAGIAVLGCFGAGIGQGYAAGKAAEAVGRNPEANGKIRTMLIIGCAIAETGAIYSLVIALILIFVT, encoded by the coding sequence ATGATGAGTGTGGAAATAATAAATAGTATTAATACTGTTGGAGCAATTTTGGCTAGTGGTAATGCTTCAGCTTCATGAGGCAAATTTATTGGAGCAGGAATTGCTGTTTTAGGTTGTTTTGGTGCCGGGATTGGTCAAGGTTATGCTGCTGGTAAAGCTGCTGAGGCGGTAGGAAGAAATCCAGAAGCTAATGGTAAGATTAGAACAATGTTAATTATTGGTTGTGCCATTGCAGAAACTGGTGCTATTTATAGTCTTGTTATTGCTTTAATTTTAATATTTGTTACGTAA
- a CDS encoding F0F1 ATP synthase subunit A — protein sequence MCASFELWDQWKLVPQVTTIVLTTLIISIITLIYFFKVKKLDPKDEPRGLVLIMELCVKGVENLVISILGSSFKWLTSYFLYLLSYIIVGNLLSIVGFESQMTSYTTTFAMGLITFVGIYIFGIKFQRLAFFKRYLNPLELLTQFVPLVSISFRLFGNILGGSIIMALLYQFSDLIFRQIPVIGQVNFLAGFLAPFFHFYFDIFFGIIQAVIFSILTLVYWKLEIGDEKPVSKEGAINTREADG from the coding sequence ATGTGTGCAAGTTTTGAATTGTGAGATCAGTGAAAACTTGTTCCGCAAGTAACAACGATTGTTTTAACAACTTTAATTATTAGTATTATCACTTTAATATATTTTTTTAAAGTAAAAAAACTTGATCCTAAAGATGAGCCGCGAGGATTAGTGTTAATTATGGAACTTTGTGTTAAAGGTGTTGAAAATTTAGTTATTAGTATTTTAGGATCGAGTTTTAAATGATTAACATCATATTTTTTATATTTGTTATCATACATTATTGTTGGTAATTTGTTATCAATTGTTGGGTTTGAATCGCAGATGACATCGTATACAACAACATTTGCGATGGGATTAATAACATTTGTGGGGATTTATATTTTTGGAATTAAATTTCAAAGATTAGCTTTTTTTAAACGATATTTAAATCCATTAGAATTATTAACGCAATTTGTGCCATTAGTTTCCATTTCATTTCGACTTTTTGGAAATATTTTAGGTGGCAGCATTATTATGGCGTTGTTATATCAATTTAGTGATTTAATTTTTAGACAAATTCCAGTTATTGGTCAAGTGAATTTTTTAGCAGGATTTTTAGCACCGTTTTTTCATTTTTATTTTGATATTTTTTTTGGTATTATTCAAGCGGTTATTTTTTCAATTTTAACATTAGTTTATTGAAAATTAGAAATTGGTGATGAAAAACCGGTTAGTAAAGAAGGTGCTATTAATACTCGTGAAGCTGATGGATAA
- a CDS encoding MG406 family protein, with product MKNINWKYEKQIMIVFGLLIFIGLLVTTVFILINYLSWNLITGFVTTSVFSLLNYFLLIFLTSYVIQIGQSINKLVIGLLFLLRVLLYLIPVLIIVLFNEYFNIFSSIFGLILAFIATLIVNMYNALIEKRNLKNES from the coding sequence ATGAAAAATATTAATTGGAAATATGAAAAACAAATAATGATTGTTTTTGGGTTGTTAATTTTTATCGGACTATTAGTAACAACAGTTTTTATTTTAATTAATTATTTGTCTTGAAATTTGATTACTGGTTTTGTTACAACAAGTGTTTTTAGTTTATTGAATTATTTTTTGCTAATTTTTTTAACTTCGTATGTTATCCAAATAGGTCAATCAATTAATAAATTAGTAATAGGGTTACTTTTTTTATTGCGAGTATTATTATATTTAATTCCTGTTCTGATTATTGTGCTATTTAATGAATATTTTAATATTTTTAGTAGTATTTTTGGTTTAATACTTGCTTTTATTGCAACTTTAATTGTTAATATGTATAATGCTTTGATAGAAAAGAGGAATTTGAAAAATGAATCTTAA